In a single window of the Desulfuromonas sp. TF genome:
- a CDS encoding acyl-CoA dehydrogenase family protein → MSDQLPKGGEFLLTDARASAGFSPEDFSSEQRQIAETTEDFVKKEILPEMDRMEGQDFALVVEKMRRCADLGLFLVDIPEEFGGLELDKATSMLLAEKMGPAGSFSITYGGQTGIGSLPVVYYGTTEQKERYLGKLTSGEWIGAYCLTEPDCGSDPLSARTTAVLSEDGRHYVLNGIKQFITNAAFAEFFTVFAKIDGKLFSAFLVEKGYAGFSVGPEEKKMGLKGSSTAQVLLQDVRVPVENLLGEPGKGHKIAFNVLNIGRLKVAATAIGMAKGAFAEAAGYAGERKQFGRPIGDFGAIREKLADMTAATYASESVVYRVAGLLDERIATLDRSGSDYYERYQKAIEEYAGECAIAKVFCTDILADVVDEVVQVHGGYGYVSEYPAERYYRDERIQRIFEGTNEINRILIPTLLFRRAENGILALHERAGAAWEEIRGAGMEGIEGEGLFAGEFALLGNLKQLFLAILEASWTARESQEVLLALADLVIGIFALESVILRAKKAYPGASSRKRELLEAVVKVAAFERAVRFHLAASRCNAYALEGSEMASMQQAIGRLSTYRQEGLLGSKQLLAKAAIEAKNYMF, encoded by the coding sequence ATGTCGGATCAACTACCCAAAGGCGGAGAATTTCTGCTGACCGACGCTCGCGCTTCGGCCGGCTTTTCCCCGGAGGACTTCTCTTCGGAGCAGCGACAGATAGCCGAGACTACCGAGGATTTCGTGAAAAAGGAGATCCTGCCGGAAATGGACCGCATGGAAGGGCAGGACTTCGCCCTGGTGGTGGAGAAGATGCGGCGCTGTGCGGATCTGGGACTATTTCTTGTCGATATTCCTGAGGAGTTCGGCGGCCTGGAACTCGACAAAGCCACCAGCATGCTGCTGGCGGAGAAAATGGGGCCGGCGGGCTCCTTCTCCATCACCTACGGCGGTCAGACCGGCATCGGTTCGCTCCCCGTTGTCTACTACGGCACGACCGAACAGAAAGAGCGCTACCTGGGGAAACTCACCTCGGGCGAGTGGATCGGCGCCTACTGCCTGACCGAGCCCGACTGCGGCAGCGACCCACTGAGCGCCCGCACCACGGCGGTGCTGAGTGAGGATGGCCGCCATTACGTGCTCAACGGGATCAAACAGTTCATCACCAACGCCGCCTTCGCCGAGTTTTTCACGGTTTTTGCCAAAATCGACGGGAAGCTCTTTTCGGCCTTTCTCGTGGAGAAGGGTTATGCCGGCTTTTCCGTGGGGCCGGAGGAAAAGAAAATGGGGCTCAAAGGCTCTTCCACGGCCCAGGTTCTTCTGCAGGATGTGCGGGTGCCTGTGGAGAACCTGCTGGGAGAACCGGGAAAAGGACACAAGATCGCTTTCAACGTCCTCAACATCGGTCGGCTCAAGGTGGCCGCCACGGCGATTGGAATGGCCAAGGGCGCATTTGCCGAGGCCGCTGGTTACGCAGGAGAGAGAAAGCAGTTCGGCCGGCCAATCGGAGACTTTGGCGCCATCCGGGAGAAACTGGCGGACATGACGGCCGCCACCTATGCCTCCGAGTCCGTGGTTTATCGTGTGGCCGGCCTTCTGGATGAACGCATCGCGACCCTTGATCGCTCAGGCTCGGATTATTACGAGCGCTACCAGAAGGCCATCGAGGAATACGCCGGCGAATGCGCCATCGCCAAGGTTTTCTGCACCGACATTCTAGCCGATGTGGTCGACGAGGTGGTTCAGGTTCATGGGGGCTACGGATACGTGAGCGAATACCCGGCCGAACGCTACTATCGGGACGAGCGTATTCAGCGCATCTTCGAGGGAACCAACGAAATCAACCGCATCCTCATCCCCACCCTTCTTTTCCGTCGGGCCGAGAATGGAATTCTCGCACTTCACGAGCGGGCCGGAGCAGCCTGGGAGGAGATCCGGGGCGCCGGAATGGAGGGCATCGAAGGTGAAGGGTTGTTCGCCGGAGAGTTCGCCCTTCTGGGCAACCTGAAGCAGCTCTTCCTGGCGATCCTCGAGGCCTCCTGGACAGCCCGGGAGTCTCAGGAGGTCTTGCTGGCACTGGCGGATCTGGTCATCGGCATCTTCGCACTGGAGAGCGTGATTCTGCGGGCCAAAAAGGCGTATCCGGGGGCAAGCTCCCGGAAACGTGAGCTCCTGGAGGCGGTGGTAAAGGTTGCGGCCTTCGAGCGGGCGGTCCGCTTTCATCTGGCCGCCTCCCGCTGCAATGCCTATGCCTTGGAAGGGTCCGAGATGGCTTCAATGCAGCAGGCTATCGGACGCCTTTCGACCTATCGACAGGAGGGACTGCTGGGATCCAAACAGCTCCTCGCCAAGGCGGCGATTGAGGCGAAGAATTACATGTTCTAA
- a CDS encoding 3-hydroxyacyl-CoA dehydrogenase family protein — MFYEYMKEARFAPPGLLRNMIKAGYHGRKTGKGFYDYSEEK; from the coding sequence ATTTTCTACGAGTACATGAAGGAAGCCCGCTTCGCTCCGCCGGGGCTGCTCCGCAACATGATCAAGGCCGGCTACCATGGGCGCAAGACGGGCAAGGGCTTCTACGACTACTCTGAAGAGAAATAA
- a CDS encoding 3-hydroxyacyl-CoA dehydrogenase family protein, with amino-acid sequence EKITEAQMEETLGRISFSTDVSSLAGASFIIEAVFEDIEVKKELFGKLDAVCGDDVIYATNTSSIAITEMAALVKRPGKFVGMHFFNPVPMMKLIEIIPALQTEASTTETAKEVATKMGKTFITCKDTPGFVVNRLFVPYILDAV; translated from the coding sequence AGGAGAAGATCACCGAAGCGCAGATGGAGGAGACCCTCGGCCGCATCAGCTTCTCCACGGATGTGAGCAGCCTGGCCGGCGCCTCCTTCATCATCGAGGCGGTCTTCGAGGACATCGAGGTCAAGAAGGAGCTGTTCGGCAAGCTCGACGCCGTCTGCGGCGACGACGTGATCTATGCGACGAACACCTCCTCGATCGCCATCACCGAAATGGCGGCCCTGGTCAAGCGTCCGGGGAAATTCGTCGGCATGCACTTCTTCAACCCCGTACCGATGATGAAGCTGATCGAAATCATCCCCGCCCTGCAGACCGAAGCGTCCACCACCGAGACCGCCAAGGAGGTGGCCACGAAGATGGGCAAGACCTTCATCACCTGCAAGGACACCCCCGGCTTCGTGGTAAACCGCCTCTTTGTTCCCTATATCCTGGACGCCGTC
- a CDS encoding 3-hydroxyacyl-CoA dehydrogenase family protein, producing the protein MNIEEIKTIGVAGAGSMGAGIAQVAAQAGFQVKVVDVSEESWTRAKKTITTSLSRMLKKEKITEAQMEETLGRISFSTDVSSLADASFIIEAVFEDIEVKKE; encoded by the coding sequence ATGAATATCGAAGAGATCAAGACAATCGGAGTGGCAGGAGCAGGCAGCATGGGGGCCGGAATCGCTCAGGTGGCCGCCCAGGCTGGTTTCCAGGTCAAGGTCGTCGACGTCAGCGAAGAGAGCTGGACCCGGGCGAAAAAGACCATCACCACCAGCCTGTCGCGTATGCTCAAGAAGGAGAAGATCACCGAAGCGCAGATGGAGGAGACCCTCGGCCGCATCAGCTTCTCCACGGATGTGAGCAGCCTGGCCGACGCCTCCTTCATCATCGAGGCGGTCTTCGAGGACATCGAGGTCAAGAAGGAGT
- a CDS encoding enoyl-CoA hydratase/isomerase family protein, producing MPYQYITLKKEERVLTVSLNRPPTNPLNGEFGRELFEAFSEVDRMEDVNVVVITSALEKAFIAGADIKEMAAQSQSEAEAFSRLLQDANNLLSGMKKVVIAAIGGHALGGGCELAMACDYRFMAAGKAFIGLPEATLGILPGAGGTQRLPRLVGLSKALDILLRGKTMGPEEALEIGLIDQVIEAENFMEEVMTFAHKLASGAGKALGSIKAAVYEGIDLPMEQALAVERKHGLENLKTHDAKEGLTAFAEKRKPEFQSR from the coding sequence ATGCCATACCAATACATCACCCTGAAAAAAGAAGAGCGTGTTCTCACCGTCAGCCTCAACCGCCCTCCCACCAATCCTCTCAACGGCGAATTCGGCCGGGAGCTCTTCGAGGCCTTCAGCGAAGTCGACAGGATGGAAGACGTGAACGTGGTGGTCATCACCAGCGCCCTGGAGAAGGCCTTCATTGCCGGGGCCGACATCAAGGAAATGGCCGCCCAGAGTCAAAGCGAGGCCGAAGCCTTCTCCAGGTTGCTGCAGGACGCCAACAATCTGCTCAGCGGCATGAAGAAGGTGGTGATCGCCGCCATAGGCGGCCACGCCCTGGGCGGGGGGTGCGAGCTGGCCATGGCCTGCGACTACCGCTTCATGGCGGCCGGCAAGGCCTTCATCGGACTGCCCGAGGCGACCCTCGGCATCCTCCCCGGCGCCGGCGGCACGCAGCGCCTGCCCCGGCTCGTCGGACTCTCCAAGGCTCTGGACATCCTGCTTCGCGGCAAGACCATGGGGCCCGAGGAGGCGCTGGAGATCGGCCTGATCGACCAGGTCATCGAAGCCGAGAACTTCATGGAGGAGGTCATGACGTTCGCCCACAAGCTCGCCTCCGGAGCCGGCAAGGCCCTGGGCTCCATCAAGGCCGCGGTCTACGAGGGAATCGACCTGCCCATGGAGCAGGCCCTGGCCGTCGAGCGCAAACACGGGCTGGAAAATCTCAAGACCCACGACGCCAAGGAAGGGCTGACCGCGTTTGCCGAAAAGCGCAAGCCCGAGTTTCAGAGCCGGTGA
- a CDS encoding thiolase family protein: protein MLKKAYIPYGGYYSTPFARWQGSLANENSIVLGADTSRRFFEIKKWDPQSFDYVLVGSTVYQKQWFYSGPWASAMMGATGAPGVLVSQACSTPTTTIYQAGMGIETGMFQNSWCLLADRCSNGPHAVWPNPAGPGGQVIAENWVMDNFGKDPWAGGAMIQTAENVSKENGVTREECDAITLRRQEQYQDSLANDREFQKRYMFPAEVQISKKKTITLDADEGITASTPEGLAGLKPVLPDGVHTFGTQTHPADGNCGLSVTTREKAREMSANPSIEVQLVSFGFARAKKGFMAAAVSPSAQMALDRAGIKASELAAVKTHNPFAANDIVMAKVMGLDVNSMNNYGSSLIYGHPQAPTGGRLVIEGIEELVQKGGGYLLFAGCAAGDTAASLVLKVG from the coding sequence ATGTTGAAAAAAGCCTACATCCCTTACGGAGGCTACTACAGCACCCCCTTCGCCCGCTGGCAGGGGAGCCTCGCCAACGAGAATTCGATCGTCCTGGGGGCTGATACCTCCAGACGCTTCTTCGAAATCAAAAAATGGGATCCGCAAAGTTTCGACTACGTCCTGGTGGGCAGCACGGTCTACCAGAAGCAGTGGTTCTACAGCGGCCCCTGGGCTTCGGCGATGATGGGCGCCACCGGGGCTCCCGGTGTTCTGGTCAGTCAGGCCTGCTCAACCCCGACCACCACCATCTACCAGGCCGGGATGGGCATTGAAACCGGTATGTTCCAGAACAGCTGGTGCCTGTTGGCCGACCGCTGTTCCAACGGTCCCCACGCTGTATGGCCCAATCCGGCCGGCCCCGGCGGACAGGTCATCGCCGAGAACTGGGTGATGGACAACTTCGGCAAGGATCCCTGGGCCGGCGGCGCCATGATCCAGACCGCGGAGAACGTCAGCAAGGAAAACGGCGTGACCCGCGAGGAATGCGACGCCATCACCCTGCGCAGGCAGGAGCAGTACCAGGACTCCCTGGCCAACGACCGGGAGTTCCAGAAGCGCTACATGTTCCCGGCCGAGGTGCAGATCTCGAAGAAAAAGACCATCACCCTCGATGCCGACGAGGGGATCACGGCCAGCACCCCCGAGGGACTGGCCGGCCTCAAACCCGTCCTTCCCGACGGCGTTCACACCTTCGGCACTCAGACTCATCCGGCCGACGGCAACTGCGGCCTGTCGGTGACGACCCGCGAGAAGGCCAGGGAGATGAGCGCCAACCCGAGCATCGAGGTCCAGCTCGTCTCCTTCGGCTTTGCCCGGGCCAAGAAGGGATTCATGGCCGCCGCCGTCTCCCCGTCGGCGCAGATGGCCCTCGACCGCGCCGGGATCAAGGCTTCGGAGCTGGCCGCCGTCAAGACCCACAACCCCTTCGCCGCCAACGACATCGTCATGGCGAAGGTCATGGGCCTCGACGTGAACAGCATGAACAACTACGGCTCGTCGCTGATCTACGGCCACCCCCAGGCGCCCACCGGAGGCCGCCTGGTCATCGAAGGAATCGAGGAGCTGGTTCAGAAGGGGGGCGGCTATCTGCTCTTCGCCGGCTGCGCCGCCGGGGACACGGCGGCCTCTCTCGTGCTGAAAGTGGGATAA
- a CDS encoding acetate--CoA ligase family protein encodes MLDALFKPKAVAIIGASTKELSIGNVITKNLQTYGYKGKIYPLNPNAPDIRGIKAYKSLDEIPGEVDLAHVIIPSKFVPQTIEECGKKGIKAVIINSAGFSEMGEEGEKLQEEFLATAKKYGVRIFGPNCQGIINSDPDLKAYCNFTFTYPEPGSISVVALSGGVGALIMQALFDLGIGQRFYASNGNASDISIPEIVQYYGQDDGTKAVILYTEGFSNPREFLEVAREVSAKKPILAMKAGRTEQGAKAASSHTGSLAGVDIATELIFEKTGILSFTDEGEMVRAAWAFSSQPIPAGNRVGLITNTGGPAVIATDVLVDCGLDVPKISDKSIEKLKQTQFPEAALENPIDVVATAGGPQFRAAMDVLLEDEGIDSIFINFVTAPFTDTDAVAREIVEVSRQAKKPLVCNFMTDLSKERYRKTMSILKEGGVPFYANPSDAAKVLGALTRYGQLQHRDIGQPETFSGIDAARAASIIEQARKAGRDILSASDVYSIFEAYGLPVAPWEVVESAADAVDAADRIGYPVVVKVDSEEIDHKSDMGGVVINLKSAGEVRAAVEKMQGALGQFGKLKFLVQKFLPGGRELIIGATAAQDLGHLVMFGLGGIYVEVLKDVVFKIAPVTRYEAQEMLKSIKTTALLDGIRGEKGIDKEKVVDLIQRISLLLTDLPMIQEMDLNPIMAFEDAVYAVDGRIRI; translated from the coding sequence ATGTTGGACGCACTCTTCAAGCCGAAAGCGGTGGCGATTATCGGCGCCTCTACCAAGGAACTCTCCATCGGCAACGTCATCACGAAAAATCTGCAGACCTACGGGTACAAGGGCAAAATCTACCCTCTCAATCCCAATGCGCCCGACATCCGGGGGATCAAGGCCTACAAATCTCTCGACGAAATTCCCGGAGAAGTCGATCTGGCCCACGTCATCATCCCCAGCAAGTTCGTTCCGCAGACCATCGAAGAATGCGGCAAAAAAGGGATCAAGGCCGTCATCATCAACTCCGCCGGCTTCAGCGAGATGGGCGAGGAAGGAGAAAAACTCCAGGAGGAATTCCTCGCCACGGCGAAGAAGTACGGGGTGCGGATCTTCGGCCCCAACTGCCAGGGGATCATCAACTCCGATCCGGACCTGAAGGCCTACTGTAATTTCACCTTCACCTACCCCGAGCCCGGCTCCATCTCGGTAGTCGCTCTCAGCGGCGGAGTCGGCGCCCTGATCATGCAGGCGCTCTTCGATCTCGGCATCGGCCAGCGCTTCTACGCCTCCAACGGCAACGCCAGCGACATCTCCATCCCGGAGATCGTTCAATATTACGGCCAGGACGATGGGACCAAGGCGGTCATTCTCTATACCGAAGGGTTCTCCAACCCACGGGAATTCCTCGAAGTGGCCCGGGAGGTCTCGGCGAAAAAGCCGATCCTGGCCATGAAGGCCGGCCGCACCGAGCAGGGCGCCAAGGCTGCCTCCTCTCACACCGGCTCCCTGGCCGGAGTGGATATCGCCACCGAGCTGATCTTCGAGAAGACCGGCATCCTCTCCTTCACCGATGAGGGCGAGATGGTGCGGGCGGCCTGGGCTTTCTCCTCGCAGCCGATTCCGGCCGGAAACCGCGTCGGCCTCATCACCAATACCGGCGGTCCGGCGGTCATCGCCACCGACGTCCTGGTCGATTGCGGCCTCGATGTGCCGAAGATCTCCGATAAATCGATCGAGAAACTGAAGCAGACCCAGTTCCCCGAAGCCGCGCTGGAAAATCCCATCGATGTGGTGGCCACCGCCGGAGGTCCCCAGTTCCGTGCCGCCATGGACGTGTTGCTCGAAGACGAAGGGATCGACAGCATCTTCATCAACTTCGTCACCGCCCCCTTCACCGACACCGACGCCGTGGCGCGGGAGATCGTGGAGGTGAGCCGGCAGGCAAAAAAACCGCTCGTGTGCAACTTCATGACCGACCTCAGCAAGGAGCGGTACCGCAAAACCATGAGCATCCTCAAGGAAGGGGGCGTCCCCTTCTATGCCAATCCCAGCGATGCCGCCAAGGTCCTCGGGGCGCTGACGCGTTACGGTCAACTCCAGCACCGCGACATCGGACAGCCGGAAACCTTCTCCGGCATCGATGCAGCCAGAGCCGCATCGATCATCGAGCAGGCGCGGAAGGCCGGCCGCGACATCCTCTCGGCCTCCGATGTCTACTCCATCTTCGAAGCCTACGGCCTCCCCGTCGCCCCATGGGAGGTGGTGGAGAGCGCCGCCGATGCCGTCGACGCCGCCGACCGCATCGGCTACCCCGTCGTCGTCAAGGTCGACTCCGAGGAGATCGATCACAAGAGCGACATGGGCGGGGTCGTCATCAACCTCAAGAGCGCCGGGGAGGTCCGCGCGGCCGTGGAGAAGATGCAGGGCGCCCTGGGCCAATTCGGCAAGCTCAAGTTCCTGGTGCAGAAATTCCTCCCCGGCGGCCGCGAGCTGATCATCGGCGCCACCGCCGCGCAGGACCTCGGCCACCTCGTGATGTTCGGCCTCGGCGGCATCTACGTCGAGGTCCTCAAGGACGTGGTGTTCAAGATCGCGCCGGTCACCCGCTACGAGGCGCAGGAGATGCTCAAATCCATCAAGACCACCGCGCTTCTCGACGGCATCCGGGGGGAGAAGGGGATCGACAAGGAGAAGGTCGTCGACCTCATCCAGCGCATCTCCCTGCTCCTCACCGACCTGCCGATGATCCAGGAGATGGACCTGAATCCGATCATGGCTTTCGAGGACGCGGTCTATGCCGTGGACGGACGGATCCGGATCTGA
- a CDS encoding 2-hydroxyacyl-CoA dehydratase subunit D, producing MAEEKKIIRKKIQAADQMNKIMADYFYDLNEASTTGSRKVAWCTSVGPAELLRAMGFAVHFPENHAAMLGATRMSTDLIPEANAIGYSPDICSYLTADIGSFLTGKTPLANAFEGIKSVPRPDVLVYNTNQCRDVQDWFSWYSKELGVPSIGVTSPKNLTDVTDAHIDDVTRQIEALVPALEEISGERLDMERLRETVALSRECTELWKQVLETATARPAPLTFFDGTIHMGPAVVLRGTRQAVEYYKVLLAELQQRIENGIGAVEDEAVRIYWDGMPVWGRLRQHSELFSNLRANVLASTYCSSWIFPAFDSKDPFRSMARAYLELFIVRSDEYKEKYIKEMLEKFDVDGIIYHDAKTCPYNSNSRYGMPQRLEAETGIPSLVISGDLNDLRCVSDEQTKTNVEAFIEQIEEGV from the coding sequence ATGGCTGAGGAAAAAAAGATTATCAGAAAGAAAATCCAGGCCGCCGATCAGATGAACAAGATCATGGCTGATTACTTCTACGACCTGAACGAAGCATCCACCACAGGCAGCCGGAAGGTCGCCTGGTGCACGAGCGTCGGTCCGGCCGAACTGCTCAGAGCCATGGGGTTCGCGGTTCACTTTCCGGAGAACCACGCCGCCATGCTCGGGGCAACCCGCATGTCCACCGATCTGATCCCGGAGGCGAACGCCATCGGCTACTCCCCGGACATCTGCTCCTACCTCACGGCGGACATCGGCTCCTTTCTGACGGGAAAAACCCCGCTGGCGAACGCCTTCGAGGGAATCAAATCGGTGCCCAGACCCGATGTGCTGGTCTATAACACCAATCAGTGCCGAGACGTTCAGGACTGGTTCTCCTGGTACTCCAAGGAATTGGGCGTTCCCTCCATCGGCGTCACCTCTCCCAAGAACCTCACCGACGTGACCGACGCGCACATCGATGACGTTACCCGGCAGATCGAAGCACTGGTGCCCGCCCTTGAGGAGATCTCTGGAGAGCGCCTGGACATGGAGCGCCTGCGTGAAACCGTCGCCCTGTCCAGGGAATGTACCGAGCTGTGGAAGCAGGTCCTGGAGACCGCCACAGCCCGCCCTGCCCCTCTGACGTTCTTCGACGGCACGATTCACATGGGACCGGCCGTCGTGCTGCGAGGTACCCGCCAGGCCGTAGAATACTACAAGGTCCTTCTTGCGGAACTCCAACAGAGGATCGAGAACGGGATAGGCGCCGTCGAGGATGAGGCCGTCCGCATCTACTGGGACGGCATGCCGGTATGGGGCCGCCTCCGGCAGCATTCGGAACTATTCTCGAACCTTCGGGCCAACGTTCTCGCCTCCACGTACTGCAGCAGCTGGATTTTCCCGGCCTTCGATTCGAAGGATCCCTTCCGGAGCATGGCCAGGGCCTATCTCGAACTCTTCATCGTCCGCTCCGACGAGTACAAGGAAAAGTACATCAAGGAGATGCTGGAGAAGTTCGACGTCGACGGAATCATCTACCATGACGCCAAGACCTGTCCCTACAACTCCAACAGCCGCTACGGGATGCCCCAGCGGCTCGAAGCGGAAACCGGCATCCCCAGCCTGGTAATTTCCGGCGACCTCAACGACCTTCGCTGCGTCTCGGATGAACAGACAAAAACTAACGTCGAAGCCTTTATCGAACAGATCGAGGAGGGAGTATAA
- a CDS encoding acyl-CoA dehydratase activase translates to MSEPVYVGLDLGASRTKVAIIDSGKRLIGHAVKKTGTDFAATALSCLEASLKMAGKSREDIAHAVSTGYGRANVSFITEESKTEIGCIAKGCHHYFPEAITVIDIGGQDNKIIKVDRDGRRSSFKMNRKCAAGTGAFLEEMAVRLDIPLEELDQLARQSEDMVKLGSYCTVFSATEVLENIRHGKKVADIVKGLFYSVIKRVLEMDSRTHKVVMTGGVVANNPYIVEMAEELLGEPVLLPEFPQLAGAIGAALYALENKK, encoded by the coding sequence ATGTCTGAACCAGTTTATGTGGGCCTCGATCTCGGGGCATCGAGAACAAAGGTCGCAATCATCGACTCCGGGAAGCGGCTTATCGGTCATGCGGTCAAGAAGACCGGAACCGATTTTGCCGCAACCGCCCTGTCCTGTCTCGAGGCTTCGCTGAAGATGGCCGGAAAGAGCCGAGAAGATATCGCGCATGCCGTTTCCACGGGATACGGCCGCGCCAACGTCTCTTTCATCACCGAAGAGAGCAAGACTGAAATCGGCTGTATCGCCAAGGGATGCCACCATTACTTTCCCGAAGCCATTACCGTCATCGACATCGGGGGTCAGGACAACAAGATCATCAAGGTCGATCGTGACGGACGCCGGAGCAGTTTCAAGATGAACCGCAAGTGCGCTGCCGGAACAGGAGCCTTTCTCGAAGAGATGGCCGTTCGCCTTGACATTCCTCTTGAAGAGTTGGACCAGCTGGCCCGTCAATCCGAGGACATGGTCAAACTCGGCAGCTACTGCACGGTCTTTTCGGCCACGGAGGTTCTCGAAAACATCCGCCATGGCAAGAAAGTGGCCGATATCGTCAAGGGACTTTTCTACTCGGTCATCAAACGGGTGCTGGAGATGGATTCCCGGACGCACAAAGTGGTCATGACCGGGGGGGTGGTCGCCAACAACCCGTATATCGTCGAAATGGCTGAGGAGCTGCTGGGCGAGCCGGTCCTGCTCCCGGAGTTCCCACAACTGGCCGGGGCGATCGGAGCCGCCCTTTACGCACTCGAGAACAAGAAATAG
- a CDS encoding universal stress protein, with the protein MNDMKILLPLDDSPQAQRTVKTVLAMKDKFRNCTLSLLHVFVLEKINYRGIPASQFEMIEEKARASAKKFIEEQKDVFLKEGIKAEAMVVDGYPRKTICALADSGDYDLLVIGRHTEGEFRNLLFGYVSNYVIHRVKSPVLIL; encoded by the coding sequence ATGAACGACATGAAGATACTGCTTCCCCTCGACGATTCGCCGCAGGCGCAGAGGACCGTAAAAACCGTGCTGGCGATGAAAGACAAGTTCCGGAACTGCACCCTGAGCCTTCTTCACGTGTTCGTCCTGGAGAAAATCAACTATCGCGGAATTCCGGCGAGTCAGTTCGAGATGATCGAGGAGAAGGCCCGCGCGTCCGCAAAAAAATTCATCGAAGAGCAGAAGGACGTCTTCCTCAAAGAGGGGATAAAAGCCGAGGCGATGGTCGTAGACGGATATCCCCGCAAAACCATCTGCGCGCTCGCCGACAGCGGCGACTACGACCTTCTGGTCATCGGCCGGCACACCGAAGGAGAGTTCCGGAATCTTCTCTTCGGCTACGTCTCCAACTACGTCATCCACCGGGTCAAGAGTCCGGTTCTGATTCTCTAG
- a CDS encoding TRAP transporter large permease subunit translates to AKFGIDTMHFGLLMTVNLGIGYCTPPLGVSLYISGSVADKSLLFVSKAVLPFLVIQILLLFVFTYWADLVLLLPRLVYNYGG, encoded by the coding sequence GCCAAGTTCGGCATCGACACCATGCACTTCGGCCTGCTGATGACGGTCAACCTCGGCATCGGGTACTGCACCCCCCCCCTGGGGGTCAGCCTCTACATCTCGGGATCGGTGGCGGACAAGAGTCTGCTTTTCGTCTCCAAGGCGGTCCTCCCCTTTCTGGTGATCCAGATCCTGCTCCTTTTCGTCTTCACCTACTGGGCGGATCTGGTTCTGCTGCTCCCCCGGCTTGTCTATAACTACGGCGGTTAA
- a CDS encoding TRAP transporter large permease — translation MESSTVLIFLMLLGMLASTVPVFLSLLFTGMVGLILVAQVDPTIVIEIMYRSMDKFALIVVLFFILCGNIMTTGSIVQKLIKAANVMVGFLPGGLAMAGIVACALFGAISGSTVATVVAIGGFMIPALIDEGYDEKFSIGVMTTAPILGIIIPPSIAMILYAMVSNDSLEALFLTGFIPGIMIVVAMSLYAYFYCRTKNLATRQRPSFRETVSVLKESIWALLLPVVIFGGIYSGVFTANEAAVVACIYAFFIEIVIHRDMKIRDVKKVIVSSAVTSATLLVIVAGASVFGEYLTFAQIPDNIANTVVDNIDNKYVFLLAVNILLLFVGMFMDIISATLILTPIFLPLLAKFGIDTMHFGLLMTVNLGIGYC, via the coding sequence ATGGAGAGCAGTACGGTTCTAATCTTTCTTATGCTTCTGGGGATGCTGGCCTCAACGGTACCGGTATTCCTGTCCCTCTTGTTCACCGGCATGGTCGGTCTGATTCTGGTGGCGCAAGTCGATCCCACGATCGTCATCGAGATCATGTACCGCAGCATGGACAAGTTTGCCCTGATTGTCGTGCTCTTCTTCATCCTCTGCGGCAACATCATGACGACGGGAAGCATCGTCCAGAAGCTCATCAAGGCGGCCAACGTGATGGTCGGCTTTCTTCCCGGGGGGCTCGCCATGGCCGGCATCGTCGCCTGCGCCTTGTTCGGGGCCATTTCGGGCTCCACGGTCGCCACGGTGGTCGCCATCGGCGGGTTCATGATTCCGGCCCTCATCGATGAGGGGTACGACGAGAAGTTCAGCATCGGAGTGATGACCACCGCTCCGATTCTGGGGATCATCATCCCCCCGTCCATCGCCATGATTCTGTACGCCATGGTCTCCAACGATTCCCTGGAGGCCCTCTTCCTGACAGGGTTCATCCCCGGCATCATGATCGTTGTGGCCATGTCTCTCTATGCTTATTTTTACTGCCGCACGAAAAACCTGGCGACGCGCCAGCGTCCGAGTTTCCGGGAAACGGTCTCCGTCCTCAAAGAGAGCATATGGGCCCTGCTTCTTCCGGTCGTGATCTTCGGGGGGATCTACTCGGGTGTTTTCACGGCGAACGAGGCGGCTGTCGTCGCATGCATCTATGCCTTTTTCATCGAAATCGTCATCCATCGCGACATGAAGATTCGCGACGTGAAAAAGGTGATTGTCAGCTCCGCCGTGACTTCGGCGACCCTGCTGGTGATCGTGGCCGGGGCCTCGGTCTTCGGCGAATATCTCACCTTCGCCCAGATCCCCGACAACATCGCCAACACGGTGGTCGACAACATCGACAACAAGTACGTCTTCCTGCTGGCCGTGAATATTCTTCTGCTCTTTGTCGGGATGTTCATGGATATCATTTCGGCCACCCTGATCCTGACGCCGATTTTTCTGCCCCTTCTTGCCAAGTTCGGCATCGACACCATGCACTTCGGCCTGCTGATGACGGTCAACCTCGGCATCGGGTACTGCA